The Amycolatopsis nigrescens CSC17Ta-90 genomic interval AAGACCGTCCACATCGGACATTGGTGATCGACAACGCTTCCGACGACGGTACCGCCGAACTGCTCGCCGCCCATCCCAGCGCGCCACGGGTGCACCGGCTTCCCCGCAACACCGGCTATGCCGGCGCGCTGCACGCCGCTTTATCCCTTGTGGACACACCGCTGGTCGCCTGGCTGAACGACGACGCCGCACCGGAACCGGACTGGCTCGGCACGCTGGAGGACGCGCTGCGCGCCGCCCCGGGCACGGCTGCGGCCGGCTCCCGGCTGGAGTATCCGGACGGCTCCCCGCAGTCGCTCGGGGTCCGGCTGACCGCGGACGGCCACGGCGCCGACGTGCGCGTATCAGGAGAGACCTTCGGCTTCTGCGGCGGCGCCGCCCTGCTGCGCACGGACGCGCTGCGCGCCGCGGGCGGAGTGCCGGCCGAGTTCTTCTGCTACTACGAGGACACCGACACCGCCTGGCGGCTGCGGCTGGCGGGCTGGTCGGTGCGCACCGTGGAACCGGCCAGGGTCCGGCACCTGCACGGCGCGAGCACTCGGCCGGGCTCGCGTTCGTTCCACCGGTGGAACGAACGCAACCGGCTGCTGATGCTGCTCCGCTGCGCCCCGGCCACCGTCGCCAGCACCGAACTGGCCAGGTTCGCGGCACTCACCGCGCTGCTGCCGCTGCGGCGCGGCGTGCCCGGCGCGCCGAACTTCCGGTTCACCCTCCGGCTGCGCGTGCTGGGCGAGGTGATCGTCCGGCTACCAGCCGCACTCCGCGCCCGGCGGGCCGTCGCCCGGCGCTCCACGCAGGGCCGAGGCGAGGTCTGGCGCGCCTGGGCAGGCCGTTAGGCTCTGCCCCCAAACGGCGGAACCGGAAGGAGCGCGCGTGAGCCAGGGGGAACAGGCGCTGCCACTGGTCTCGGTGATCGTGGTCAACTACCGCGGCGCCGAGGACACCATCACCTGCCTGCGCGCGCTGACCTCGGAGCTGGACTACCCGCGGCTCGAAGTGCTCTGCGTGGACAACGCTTCCGGCGGGGACGACGTGGCCAGGATCAAAGCCGCCGCCCCCGGGGTGGAGCTCATCGAATCGGCCGCCAACCTGGGCTTCGCCGGTGGTTGCAACCTCGGCGCCAAGCAGGCCGGCGGCAGCGTGCTGGCCTTCCTGAACAACGACGCCCGCCCCGACCCCGGCTGGGCCCGCGCGGCCGTCGCGGAGCTGGCCGCCGACCCGCGGGTGGCCGCGGTGGCCAGCAAGGTGCTGGACTGGGACGGCACCGGCACCGACTTCGTGGACGCCGGGCTGACCTGGTTCGGCATGGGTTACAAGCGACACGCCGGGCAGCCGCTGGCCGAGGTGGCGCCAGGTGAGCACGAGGTCGCCAAGGACGTGCTCTTCGGCACCGGCTCGGCGATGTTCGTGCGTGCCGGGGCGTTCGCCGAGCTCGGCGGGTTCGACGAGCGGTTCTTCATGTTCTACGAGGACGTGGACCTCGGCTGGCGGCTGAACCTGCGCGGCTGGCGGGTCCGCTACCTGCCGTCGTCGATCGCCTACCACCGGCACCACGCGACGATGTCCGAAGTGGACGCTCCGGAGACCGGCCGCGAGACCTTCCTGCTGGAGCGCAACGCGCTTGCCGCAATGTACAAGAACCTGTCCGACGAGTCGCTGGCCAAGGCGCTGCCGGCGGCGCTCGCGCTGGCCGTCCGCCGGGCCACCGCGCGCGGGGAGCTCGACGCCGGGCAGCTCGACCTCGAGCGCGGGGTCGGGCCGGTGGAGACCGAGCCGGTCGAGGTGCCGCGGACCACGCTGGCCGGGATGCTGGCGATCGACCAGTTCGTCGAGCTGATGCCATCGCTCGCCGAGTCGCGGGCGGTCGAGCAGGCCGCCAGGGTGCGCACCGACGCGGACCTGATCCCGTTGATGCGCAAGGCTTTGGAGCCCGCGTACCCGTTGCCGCGGTACCTGGAGGCGCACGACATCCTGGTCGAGGCCTTCGGCATCGACGGGCTGTTCGGGCATCGCCGCAAGGTGCTGGTGGTAACCGGTGACTCGATCACCGAGCGGATGGCCGGTCCCGCGATCCGGGCCTGGAACATCGCGTCCGTGCTGGCCGGCGAGCACGAGGTCCGGCTGGTCACGGTGAACCCGATCGCCGACCCGCCGCCGGCGCCGTTCGCGGTGAGCGCGGCCACCCGGCGCACGCTGGGCGAGCCGATCGAGTGGGCCGACATCGTGATCCTGCAGGGCCACGTGCTGGAGCTGGCGCCCGCGCTGAAGAAGGAGCACGCGCACAAGATCGTGGTCTGCGACCTGTACGACCCGATGCACCTGGAAGTGCTCGAACAGAGCAAGGGCAAGCCGGACGACGTGCGGTCCGCCGACCTGATCGGCGTCACCAAGGTGCTGGACGCGCAGCTGGAGCGCGGGGACTTCTTTCTCTGCGCGTCCGAGCGGCAGCGGCTGTTCTGGCTCGGCCACCTGACCGCGCTCGGCCGCCTTTCGCCCCAGCTCTACGACGCCGACCCGACCACCCAGTCGCTGCTCGCGGTCGTCCCCTTCGGCCTTTCCCCGTCCGCGCCGGCGCGCACCGGGCCCGGCCTGCGCGCCACGCTCGGCATCGGTGAGACCGACCACGTGGTGCTCTGGGCCGGCGGGGTGTACAGCTGGTTCGATCCGCTGACGCTGATCCGCGCGATCGACCGGCTGCGGGCCCGCCACGGTGACGTGCGGCTGGTGTTCCTCGGCATGCGGCACCCGAATCCCGAGGTCGCCGAGATGGACATCGGCGCCCGCACCATGCAGTTGTCCGAACGGCTCGGCCTGACCGGCAAGCACGTCTTCTTCAACGAGCACTGGGTGCCCTACGAGGAGCGGCAGAACTGGCTGCTGGACGCCGACTGCGGGGTGACCACGCATTTCGAGCACGTGGAGACCACCTTCGCGTTCCGCACCAGGGTGCTCGACTACCTGTGGGCCGGGCTGCCGATCGTGACCACCGACGGGGACGCGTTCGCCGACCTGGTCCGCGACGAGCGGCTCGGCGTGGTGGTGCCCGCCGAGGACGACCAGGCCCTCGCGGACGCGCTGGAACGCTCGATGTACGACGCCGAGTTCGTCGCGGGCTGCCGGCAGCGGATGGCCGCGGTGGCCGAGCGGTTCGCCTGGCCGAACGCGCTGGCGCCGCTGGTGGAGTTCTGCCGCGACCCGCGCCCTGCCGCCGACCGGCTGCCGGGTTCCGGGCCGCTGACCGTGTCGGATCCGGTGCGGGGCAAGGAAATGATCCGCCGCGACGTGGCGCTGCTGCGCGAGTACCTCGCCGACGGCGGGCCGAAGGAGCTGGCCCGGCGGGTCGCGGGCCGGGTGGTCAAGGTGGCCAGGCGCGGACGGGCGAATGGCTGACCGGCCACTCCGGGTGCTGCTGGACGGCACCCCGCTGCTCGGCTCCCGCACCGGTATCGGCCGCTACACCGCCTCGCTCACCGAAGAACTCGCCTCACGGTCCGATGTGGACATGCGCGCGGTGGCGTTCACCCTGCGGGGCTGGCGAAAGCTCCGGCAGGTGCTGCCGCACCGGGCGCGGGCCAGTGGCGTGCCGGTCCCCGCGCGGCTGCTGCGGGCCTGCTGGCTGCGCTCGCCCTTCCCGCCGGTCGAGCTGTTCACCGGGCCGACCGACGTGGTGCACGGCACCAACTTCGTGCTGCCCGGGATGGTCCGCGCGGCCGGCGTGCTGACCATTCACGACCTCGCGTTCCTGGACGCCCCGGACGAGCTGCCGCCGAGCGACCGCGGGCTGCCGGAGCTGGTCCGCCGTGGCGCCGCGCGCGCGGACGTGATCTGCACCCCGACCGCGGCGGTGGCCGACGCGGTGGCCGAACGGCTCGCCGTGGCGCGCGAGAAGGTGGTGGTCACCCCGCTCGGCGTGGATCCGAGCTGGTTCACCGGCAGGCCGCCGAACGACGGGCTGCGCGAGCGGCTCGGGCTGCCGAAGGAGTACCTGTTGTTCGTGGGCGCGGCGGGCCCACGCAAGGGGCTCGACTGGCTCGGCAAGGCGCACGCCGCGGCGCCGGATCTGCCGCCGCTGTGCTACTCCGGCCCGGGCCCGTTCCCGGAGTCCGACCGCGCGCGGCACCTCGGCTATCTGTCCGATGTGGACCTCCGGAGCGTGGTCGCCGGTGCGGCCGCGCTGGTGCTGCCGTCGCGGGACGAGGGTTTCGGGCTGCCGGTGCTGGAGGCGATGGCCTGCGACGTGCCGGTGGTGTGCTCGGACATCCCGGCCCTGCGCGAGGTCTCCGGCGGGCTGGCCGCGCTGGTGCCCTACCTGGACGTGGACGCGCTGGTCGAGTCCCTGCGCGAGGCGGTGTCCAGCCCGCACGCGGCTTCCGCGTCCGCGGCAAGGCGCGCGCACGCGGCCGGTTTCACCTGGCGCCACTGCGCAGACGCCACCATCTCCGCCTACCGAATGGCCCTAGCCTGAGGTCGTGAGTGAAAAGTGTTGCCCCGGCAACACTTTTCACTCACGACCGTAGCTGGTCGCCGTAGCGCTCGAAGAAGGCGGAAAGCGCGTCGTCCCAAGGCCGCAACGCGGTCAGCCCGGCTTCGGTCCAGGAGTCGTTGGACAGCACCGAATACGCCGGCCGTGGCGCCGGGCGCGGGAACTCGTCGGTACCGCAGGGCCGCACCCGCTCCGGGTCCGCGCCGAGCTTTTCGAAGATGGCCCGCGCGAAGGAGAACCACGTGGTCTCACCGCCGCCGGTGCAGTGCAGGATCCGTCGCTCCGGCCCCCGGCCGTCCGCGATCAGCCCTGCCAGCTCAGCCAGCCCAGCCGCCAGGTCCGCGGACCAGGTCGGCGAACCCCTCTGATCGTCCACAACGGACACAGTCTCGCGCTCTTTTTCCAGCCGTGCGATGGTCTTCACGAAGTTGCCGCCGCGTTCGCCGTACACCCAGGCGGTGCGCACCAGCCAGGCCGATGCGCCGGAGCCGAGCACCGCGTCCTCGCCAGCCGCCTTGGTCCGGCCGTACGCGCTGCGCGGGCCGAGCTTGTCTTCGGGCTGGTAAGGGCGCGCGGCGTCACCTGGGAAGACGTAGTCGGTGGACACGTGCACCAGCGGCACCCGGCGCGACGAGCAGGCCGCGGCCAGCACCCGCGGGCCGTCCACATTGACCGCGAACGCCCGCTCCTCATCGGTTTCCGCCGCGTCCACCGCGGTGTAGGCGGCCGCGTTCACCACCACCGCCCGTCGCCCGGCCCGCGCCGCGCGCTCCACCAGCGCGGTAACCGCCTCGATCACCGCGCCGGTCTCGGTCAGATCCAGTTCGGCCCTCGCCGGTGCGACGACTTCCAGTTCCGGCCCGTTCAGCGCGGCCAGATCGGCGCCGAGCTGGCCGCCGCCACCGGATACGAGCAGCGCCAGGCCGGTCATCGGGCCGCCAGCGCGGCGCGCTCCCGCAGCGGCTCCCACCAGCCGCGGTTGTCCCGATACCAGCGCACGGTGTCCGCGAGCCCCTGCTCGAACGGCACCTGCGGCCGGTAGCCCAGCTCGGCCACGAGCTTGTCGATGGACACCGAGTAGCGGCGGTCGTGCCCCTTGCGGTCGGCCACCGGCTCCACCATCTCCCAGCCGGCGCCGACCGCGGCCAGCAGCCGCTCGGTCAGCTCGCGGTTGGTCAGCTCGGTGCCACCGCCGATGTTGTAGATCTCGCCGGCCCTGCCACCTTCCGCGACCAGCTGGATGCCCCGGCAGTGATCATCCACGTGCAGCCAGTCACGAACATTCAGGCCGTCGCCATACAACGGCACCTTGCGACCGTCCAGCAAATTGGTCACGAAGAGTGGGATGACTTTTTCCGGGAACTGATACGGACCGTAATTGTTCGAACACCGGGTAATGCAGACCGGCAACCCATAGGTCCGGAAAAAGGAACGAGCGACCAGATCGGAGGACGCCTTGGTCGCCGCATAGGGCGAATTCGGCTCCAGCAGGTGACCCTCCGACCAGGAGCCCTGCTCGATCGTGCCGTACACCTCGTCCGTCGAGACGTGCACGAACTTGCCGACCTCGTGCTGCAGCGCGGCCTGCAACAGGATCTGGGTGCCGAGTACGTTGGTGAGCACGAAGTCCGCGGCACCGGTGATCGAACGGTCCACATGGGACTCGGCGGCGAAGTGCACCACCAGGTCCACCCCGGCCATCACCTCGTTCACCTGCGCGGCATCGCAGATGTCCCCGCGCACGAATCGGAAACGGGGATCTTCCGCCACCGGAGCCAGGTTCTGCTCGTTGCCCGCGTAGGTGAGTTTGTCCAGCACCACTACTTCGGCTTCGGCCATTGCCGGATACGCGCCGGACAACATCTGCCGCACATAATGCGACCCGATGAAACCCGCGCCCCCGGTAACCAGCACGCGCATGTGATCCGCCCTTCACCTCGTCCCGACTCGCGCAGTCTGCCAGAAACTACAGGCAACCCTCGGCAGCCTACGTACGTCTTACAGCCGGGCAAGTAATGTGGAGTCGTGCCACTGGTGTGCCTGGGGGCAGCTGGCCAAGCTGGGAGGAGCGCCGCGTGACCGACTGGTCGCCGATACCGGTCAAGGGACGCCGTGCCCGGCGCCGATCCGGTATCGCCGTGTTCGCGCTGCGCGGCGGCCAGACCGTTGTCGCACTGGTCTCCGCCGTCATACTGGCGCTGACCTGCTACGGATGGATGTTCCTCAGCGACATCAACGAGGGCCTTGCCACCACCGACGTGTTCGGCCAGCAGGTGCAGGCCAAGCCGCTGGACGGCGCGGTGGACATCCTGCTGGTCGGCCAGGACAGCCGCACCGACAACCAGGGCAACTCGCTGCCCCGCGAGGTGCTGGACATGCTGCACGCCGGCGAAGCAGACGGCGAGCGGCAGACCGACACCATGATCCTGATGCACATCCCGCAGGACGGCCGCCGAGCGGTCGCCTTCTCCTTCCCCCGCGACTCCTACGTGGAGATCAACGGCGGGTTCGGCAAGCACAAGCTGAACAGCGCCTACGTCTACGCCTACAACGACACTTCGAAAACCCTTCAGCAGCAGGGGGAAACAGACCTGAAAGAGGTGGACGAGCAGGCCAAGATCGCGGGCAGGAAGAACCTGATCGCCACCATCGAGCAGTTCATCGGCAAGCCCGGCATGATCGACCGCTACGCCGAGGTGAACCTGTCCAGCTTCTACGAGGTGACGAAGTCCATCGGCGGCATCGACGTCTGCCTGAACGCCCCGGCCAAGGAGCGCAAGTCCGGGATCGACCTGCCCGCCGGCAAGCAGACCGTGCAGGGGGTGCAGGCGCTGGCCTTCGTCCGGCAGCGCTACGACCTGCCGAACGGGGACCTGGACCGGATCGCCAGGCAGCAGGCGTTCCTCTCCGGACTGGCCAACCGGGTGCTCTCCCCGGACGTCCTGGCCAACCCGATCAAGATCAGTGAGCTGATCGAGGCGGTGAAGAAGTCCGTGGTGCTCTCCGCGGGCTGGGACCTGCTGGAGTTCGCCCAGCAGATGCGCGGGCTGACCGGCGGCAACGTCGAGTTCCGCACCATCCCGGTGCTGGGGCTGGCGAACATCGGCGGCGCGGACGTGGTGCGGGTCGACCCGGCGCAGGTGCAGAGCTTCGTCGCCGGGCTGGTCACCGACGGCGGCCAGCCCCAGAGCACCGGGCAGACCCCGAGCGGACAAGCCTCCGGCTCCGCCAAGGACGTCACGGTGGAGCTGTTCAACGCCACCGGCGATTCCAGGATCGGCAACAACACGCTGCAACTGCTGCAGGGCAAGGGTTTCAAGGTCGGCGGGCCGGCACAGCTGGCGACAAGGTCAAGCAGCGTGGTCCGGCACGCTCCCGGCGAAGAAGCCGGCGCCGCGGCCCTCGTGCAGGCGCTCGGCGGCAAGGTGCAGACCGAGCCGGACGCCGACGTCGCCGCCGGGCATCTGCGGGTGCTGCTCGGCAAGGACTTCCACGGCACGCCGAGCCAGGTGAACCAGCAGGTTCCGCGGTCGAGCAGCTCGACCACCACGCCCCCGTCGAGCTCGACGCCCGCCGAACCACCGGCGAAACCGATCACCGCCGGTGGCGTGCCCTGCGTCAACTGACCGGTGCCTTAATCTTGACCACGGCAGGTAATGATCGTGGAGGTGGGCGAGGGTGTCAGGCGGCGACGATGCGGAACGCGAGGTCGACCGTCCCCTCACCGGTGAACTCGACGGTGACCAGGAAGAACTCGACGAGTCTGCGGTACCGAGCGGTACCGGAGCGGCGGCCGACAAGGCCGGTCCGCCCACTTTCGAGCAGCACCTCCCCCTTCTCACGCACGGTAAACGCCCGACTCCGACGCCTTACCCGCGGCACCGCGCGCCCGAGCCGCCCGCCGCGCCCGGGAAGTCCGGCGGGCGCATCACCGGCAAGGTGCTCGTCGCACTGCTCTCGGTGGTCGCGCTGGCCGCGACCGGCTACGCCTACCTGACCTACGACCAGTTCAAGAGCAACGTGCACACCACCGACGCGCTGCTCGGCGGCGACGACGGCCGCCCGGCCCCGCCCGCGGACGACGGCGCGAACGACATCCTGCTGGTCGGCACGGACGCCAGGACGGACATGCAGGGCAACCCGTTGCCGCTGAACGTGCTCAAGGAGCTGCGCACCGAGGAGAAGGCCGGGATCAACACGGACACCCTGATCGTGTTGCGCATCCCGAAGAACGGCGGCAAGCCGGTCGGCCTGTCCCTGCCGCGGGACACCTGGCTGAACGTCCCCCATGGTGGCCAGGGCAAGGTCAACTCGGTCTACGGGGCTGCCAAGATCGCCGCCGCCAACCGGGAGCGCCGGGGCGGCGAACGCGACGCGGCCAAGGTCGAGCGCGACTCCGACCAGGCCGGCCGCCGGGCGCTGGTGCAGGCCGTGCAGGACTTCACGCAGATCCGGGTGGACCACTACGCGGAGGTGAACCTGCTCGGTTTCTACCTGCTCACCGAGGCGCTCGGCGGGGTCCCGGTGTGCCTGAAGCACGCCACCGAGGACAAGGACTCCGGCGCCGACTTCCGCGCCGGGCGGCAGACCGTCTCCGGCGGCGAGGCGCTGTCCTTCGTGCGGCAGCGCAAGAACCTGCCGCGCGGCGACCTGGACCGGATCGTGCGGCAGCAGGCGTTCCTGTCCTCCGCGCTGAACAAGGTGCTCTCCGCCGGCACGCTGACCAGCCCGTCCATGCTGAACCAGCTGACCGACGCGGTCCGTCGCTCGATCGTGCTGGACGAGCAGCTGGACCCGCTGGAGTTCGCCGAGCAGGCCAAGGGAATCGCCTCCGGGGACGTGCAGTTCGAGACCATCCCGGTGGTCACCGTGGGCGGGCGCAGCCCGGACGGGCAGAGCATCGTCGAGGTCGACCCGTCGGTGGTCCGGCAGTTCGTGCAGAGCAAGGTCGGCCGGGGCGAGGTGCAGGGCGGCGGTGGCGGCAGTCCCGGTGGCGGTCCGGCCGGCGCGCCCAGGCTCGCGCAGGACGGCCCGGCCTGCGTGAACTAGCGCGGCGGGTAGATTCGGGGCCGTGAGCCTCACCGAACAGCTGCTGCGCCCGTTGCTGACCGCATCCGGGGCCCGCCCACTGATCACGCACTACGACGACGCGACCGGCAGCCGGGTGGAGCTGTCCGTGGCGACCATGGCGAACTGGGCCGCCAAGACGGCGAACTGGCTGGTCGAAGAGTTCGATGTGGAGCCGGGCGACAAGGTGGCCGTGCGGCTGCCCGCGCACTGGCAGACCGCCGGTGTGCTGCTCGGCGCCTGGTGGTGCGGCGCGCAGGTGGTCCCCGAGGCCGCCGGGGCGCGGATCGCTTTCGTCACAACGGAAGAACAGGGGCCGGACACCGCCGTGGTATCGCTGGACCCGATGGGCCGAGGGCTGAGCACGCGGGCGTCCGACGGCGCGCTGGACTACCTCTCCGAAGCCAGGCTCTCCGGTGACGAGTTCAGCCCGCTGTTCCCGGTACCCGGCGACACCCCGGCCCTGCTTTCCTCCACAGTGGACGAAGTTCTGGCGGAAGCCCGCGCCAGGGCAGCGAGTTCCGGCATCTCGCCAGGGGATCGTGTGCTGTCCACTGTGGAATGGGACTTGCCGGAGGGGGTGCTCACCGGCCTGCTCGCCCCGCTGACCGCCGGGGCGCATCTGGTGCAGGTGAGCAACCCCGACCCGGCCAAGCTCGACGGCCACCGGAGCACCGAACGCGCGGGCGTCGACCTACTCGCCTGACCTGGCCCAACGTGACGTTTGGCCAATAGAAGACACCAAACGTCACATTGGGCTCGTACGCGCGGGAGTCAGGCGGGCTGCGGCTGGGCGAGTGCGCGGGACTCGCGCTTGCGCCAGAACAGCAGGTGGTCAAGCGAGAGCCGGCCACCGTTGAAGCCGAGCGCCAGTCCGGCGAAGGCCAGCACGAGTACCAGTTCGTAGCCGCCCTGCGCGGTGAGCCCGTTGTCGATGTGCACGGACAGCAGGGCGCCGAGCGCGACCACCAGGTAGCCGAGGCCGACCAGCGGCAGCAGGAAGCCGGCGATGAAGGCGACCGAGCCGAGGATCTCGACGGTCATCGCGAAGATCGCCGCCGCGGTGGGCAGCGGCATGCCGGTGCTGGCCATCATCTGCGAGGTGGCGTCCAGCCCCGCGTTCCACTTCTGCAGGCCGTGCGCCATGAACACGACGGCGACCGCCACCCGGCCAGCCAGCAGGACCACATCTTGCACTCTTGCGAACATCGCAGCTCCCCGATAGATGAAAATTCAACCAAACATCGGGGACGGTAGCCCGGCTTCGCTAAAAACGAGGTAAAAGACCAGCTGGTGGCGTGACGAGCGGCACGCCGCGGGTTCAGTCGTCGGGCAGCAGCGGCTTCATGAAGGTTCGGGTGTACCGGATCACGCAGCCGCTGTCGTCCCTGATCCGGTCCGCCGCGATGAAGTCCGGGTCCACCCCGAACAGCCCGCGGTACTCCTCGTACGCAGCCAGGCTCTCGAAACTGAACAACGCGAGCGCTTCGTCACTCGCCCCTTCGCCGGGCAGGAAGTAGCCGTGGTGCACGCCGCCGTGCCGCTCCACCAGCCCCATCCACGTCCGCGCGAACACCTCGAACACGCTGATCTTGGCCGGGTCGATCTGATAGGTCACCACACAGGTAATCACCCCGCCCACGCTACGACCGACGGCAAGATCATGTTTTCACCGGGGAACGACTGCCGGTTTCCGCGCGGAACCACGGCAATGTGACACCCATGAGCCGCGAGTTCGTTGTCCACCTGCCGGACCTGCCGACCGACCGCTATGCCGCGCTCGTCACCGACGTCGCCGAGCTCCTGCGCGCCGCCGGCCTCCTCACCCGCGCCACCATCTCCGTCGACCACCCCTGGCCTTCCCCCGCCCTTCCCGCCGACCCCCCTCATGGCCACCATGACGGCACCGAACGCCCCCAAGGTGGCCATGAGGGCACCTGAGGCCGTCGGATCGCGGTATGCGCATATGTCACTCAGGAGGCGGTACGTGCCAGCCGCCAGCCGGTCTACGATTAATCGCGAAAATGTCGTATTCCCGGAAGGATGGGTGGTTCGCATGGGTGGCTGCAGTTGCTGTTCGTCGTGCAGTGGTCCTGGCTGTGGCTGCTGCGGTAGCTGCCAGTAAGTCCGAAACCCAACCCTTGGCCTCACGCGCCAGATTAATCTTGTAGCCCAAGGGTTGCTTGACGCTGCCTTCACCAGCTTTGTCGGGGGCGTCCGTGAAGGGGCCCTTACCTACGTTCAAGGTAGGCAAGGGGCCCTTCACGGACGTTGCAGGAGTGGAGGTGCCCCCTCTTCCGCAGGTGCCATAGGAATTCCCTATGGCACCTGCTGACATTTCGTCTTTGCCTCTCGTTCTTTTCCGGACGTACCGTGAAAACAAGCGGACGAACACGCAATCGAGAGGCACGGTGGCATGACCACGTTCGAAAACGGATCCGGAACACGAGAACTCGCGGGAAAGCGGGCCCTGGTCACGGGTGGTTCTCGCGGAATCGGAGCGGCCGTCGTGCGCCAGCTCCTGGACGCGGGCGCCGAGGTGCTCACGACCGCCAGGTCGGCGCTGAGCACGGTGCCGGCCGGGGCCACCTTCGTGGAGGCCGACGTGCGGACACGGGCCGGCGCGGAGGCG includes:
- a CDS encoding NIPSNAP family protein encodes the protein MITCVVTYQIDPAKISVFEVFARTWMGLVERHGGVHHGYFLPGEGASDEALALFSFESLAAYEEYRGLFGVDPDFIAADRIRDDSGCVIRYTRTFMKPLLPDD
- a CDS encoding DoxX family protein → MFARVQDVVLLAGRVAVAVVFMAHGLQKWNAGLDATSQMMASTGMPLPTAAAIFAMTVEILGSVAFIAGFLLPLVGLGYLVVALGALLSVHIDNGLTAQGGYELVLVLAFAGLALGFNGGRLSLDHLLFWRKRESRALAQPQPA